Below is a genomic region from Treponema sp. OMZ 798.
TTTAACCAGAACTACCAGAACATGTTCAACCGATACATGGTAACGGCTGAAGATGAGATGCTCAAAAAGGTTCGAGGTTTTATCGATCGGGAAGAAATGAAGGTTTTAGACCGCTACACTCCGAAAGAAATCGCAACCCTTCTTGATGCAGTCGGCGGTGCTGACAAGTTTAACACAGGCGAAATCGAAAAGTCGATTGTAAACATGTACGGACACTTACAGGGCCATGTACAGCGCGGTGTTAATGATTTGGAAACCTTAACAAACTCATTGTTAAGACAGAAGACGGACGTAGGAGCCTTTGTTCGAGGTGAAAACGCATATTCAATCGTAAAGTGTGCATTTAAAGACAACCTCTACAAACCAAAAACGGTAACCGATGTTAAGCTTTCAGTAAACATTCTTGATACTGAACTAATCAGCCCGATCTTCCAGTATCAGTCAACGGTTGAATATCTTATCAAAGACCTCTTGTCAAATCACTATATGGATGTAATTGACAAGGAAATTGAAAAGATAAAGGACCGACGAATTGATCAGGGCTTGGATGAATTGTCTGACGGCGAGATCGTTTTTGCAAAAATCGACAAGGTAGGCGATATTACTGATGACGATGTTGAGAATCCCAAGAGCAAGAGATACGATGTTGTATCCAAGCAGCTTATGGAAAGAATCAACAACTTAAGAGCTGAAATCGATCCTGAGACCTTTGATCAGCTTAACATCAGAGAAAACATCAAAAAGATTATCGACCTCGAAAACATCAGAAACCGCGGATTCAACACAGCTATCAACTCGATTACTTCAATCCTTGACACTTCAAAGATGGGATATCAGTACATCGAGAACTTAAAGAATGCCCGTGAACTTATCTTGCGCGAATATGATGACACAGATATCGCTAATCTTCCTGATGAAAGGTATCAAATCCGCCTCAAGTACTATGACAATGCTCAGTTGATCGCAGAACGACAAGCTTATGAAGTAATGATGAGCTCTTTTGAAACTGAGATTCAGCACTTGTGGGATGTAGTACGTGCCACATACGACAAATCCAAGTTTATGACAAAGATCACAGACTTTAACGATTTGGCTGCAAATTACAAGAAATTCATCAAACGAAAGTACAAGGATCAGTCAGGCGAACCTGTATATGAAGACACAGCTAAGGTTTGGGATGAAATCTCCTTTGTTAAGGCCCCCGAAACTGAAGTTGAAAAAATGAACAGAACCTATGTCTACGAAAAAGACAAGCTCCGCAAAAAGCTTATCATCATGCGCAGAAAGATGAAGGATCTATATGATTATCAGTATCCTATCGAAAGACGTGTTATCGAAGACAGACTTTCGTTCTTAGAAGCCGAATTCAACAAATTCGATTATTTAATCAACCCCTTCCACATCCAGCCCGGTCTCTTGCTTGATATCGATATTACATCTATCAAGAGAAAGAAGGCTACCTTGGACGGAATGGCCAACGTGCTCAACGAATTCTTGCACGGTGTATCAAAGGGCTTTGCCGACGCAGCATTTGCTTCGTTCAGCCGCAGACGATCCACAGTCCGTGCCGATATCGCACAGAGCTTTGCTACTTCCGATGAGGATCCCAAAGCCGGTGAGATTGCAGGACGTTCGCAGTTTATCGATATGCTGAACAGCACTCCTGCTATCGAAGCTCCTGCAGCCGAGGCAGTAAGTTCTCCGGCTAAACGCAGAGGACCCAAGAAGGGCGCCGTTAAGGCAAAAAAGACAGGCTCTGTTGATGCAGGACGAGGCCGACGAAAGGCTAAGTCAGGAATTAAAGAAATTTAATTTGGAATTTTAGAGCTTAACTGATTAAACATTAAGCCCCTGGAACAACCCCGTTTCGGGGGCTTTCGCTTAAAAAGGAGTAATTATGGTTAATATGACTAATTTTTTTGTTCCGCTGGCTAAAAAGACTGATTTTAATGTTTCGGTTAAACATATTCAGTCTGTTATAGAAATTTTAGAGGACTGTGATCCCAAAGAGAATATTGCGGACAAGATAAATCTTATGATAAGAGAACAGACGATAAAGCCCGAGCAGGTTAGGGCTATTCTTTCGGTTTCTCTGCTTGATAAATGGAATTATAAAGTTGTATCTGAAAATTTGAAATTTATTTTGGATGACGCATCCTCCTTTGTTGCTGAGGTTGCCAAATGGACCGGTATTGATTTAGTCTTCGCTTACGATCATCCGGATCTGGGTTTTATTGTTATAAATCCTAAAAACCCTGCGGCTGCCCAAGTTATTCAGGGCTTTAGAAAAAATGAGCTTCTTCTAATATTTGTAGGAAAACAAGACAAGGGTACTGTTGATGCAGGTCTTGCCGATTCCGTTATTTCTGCTATTCATAAACTATTTGAAAAAAAAGCTTGCTCGGTACCTGCATCCGTAAAAGCAGGTCCCTTTATATATGTTGAACCAAAAAAAGCTGTTACTGTAAAAGTTAAGAAAGCTGTTGCTAAAAGACCCGGTAAAAAAGCTCCGGCTCCGTCTGCTCCTGTTGCAAAGGCTCAGGCAAGTTCAGTTCCCTCACATTTGGAACGCCCGTCAGCCGTATCCACAGGACCAAAAAAGATGTCGCAGCTTGTTTCCGTTCCTGTTTCAAATGAGCTATTCCATAACGGAAATGTTGAAGCATGGAAGCGAATTATAAGAAGTTATACTGCAAAATATCAAGATGCTGAAGTTATGGTATACTATGACGGAGAGCGTATTGTAGATATAAATACCTTATTTAAATGGGGAAAGGTTAAACATGGAAGTACAATCCAATTTTCCGTTTCTGCACAAGAAATAAACGACCTTTCAAAGTTGTCAAAATATTTTAGGCAGGGAGCCAGTCCCATGTTTGAAGCATTTTTGCGCGGATCTCCGGATACCGTATTAAATCTATTTTAAGGAGTAAAAAATGAAAATTTCAAACAATATACATTTTTTTAACAGTAAAGAGACAGTCAGTAAAAAAGTTGACAAGAATTTATTGGGTATCCGAGGAAGACAGGCAAACGAATTTGCAGAACTGAAACTTCCAATCTTGCCGGGTATTATAATCGATGCTTCTGTGATGCAGGATATAGGCGATATAAATATATATTCCGAAATATCTCCATATTTAAGTAAATTCGGCTCAGAAGTAAAAAAGACATACGGCGATGCTGACTCTCCCTTGCTTTTAAAATTAGTTATTTCGCCTAACATGCTTATTACCAGTTACCCGACCTTGCATAACTTCGGTCTTACTAAGGATACGGTAATAGGATTTCAAGAAAATGTAGGAGAAGATTTTGCCGCAAATGAGGTTCTCTTTTTGCTTAACGGTATTTTAACCGTTGTCCTAAAGATAGAGGAGCTGGAAGAAAACGAAAAGAAGGTTTCAGAGTTGGAAAAGGCCTTACAGGAAATCAAATCAACAATGAATACAGGTAAAATGAATGTAAAGCCCGGTGCCATAATGGATAAATATGCCAAATTTTTACCAGCTCGCTTCTTTGATGATTACAAGGTACAGCTCGAAGAGTCTATCCGCCTTATCGGCCGGCTTTTAACCCTTGAAGAAGATACCGATCATGATGTTGCTCTTTTGATTCAGCCCATGGTCTACGGCAACTACGGCAAAGATTCATATTCAGGTTCTTTCTTCAGCCGCAATATTGTAAACGGCGAGAAAAAATTGCAGGGTCAATTCTTTGCCGAAAAATTCAATGAGGTAAATGCAGAAGGTAAGGATATAAACTCCATCAAGCCCGAATACCTAAAGCACCTCCAGCAGATTGCATGGCAGCTTGAAGATTATACAAAGGATATCCGCAATATCCGCTTTACAATCGAGGCAGGAAGACTTTGGCTTATCGAACAAAAATCCGTTGAGGCTAAGAGCACAATCTCAATGGTTCAGATTTTACTTGATTTGTACAACAGAAAGATTGTAGATGCAGAATATGTTGTTCGCGCCGTTAAGCCCGGCCAATTGAACGAGATTTTGCATCCCGTTATCGATATTATGAGCACAAAGGGAATGAAGTCTTCAAAGGGCGGTATAGCAGGAGCTCCCGGAGCTGCTGTAGGAAGGGTCTATTTTACGGCCGACTCCCTTATCGAAGCTCAAAGAGCGGCCAAGCTCCAGGGCATGGATACAAGGTGTATTCTCTGTATGCCTGCAACCTACGCAGGAGATGTAAAGGGAATTGAAGTTTCTACAGGCGTTATATCGAACGAGGGCGGTTACTCGGCCCATGCTTCAGTTGTTGCCAGACAGTACGGTAAAATATCTCTTGTCCGCCCAGATATGAAGATAATAGGAAAAAAAGCCGTTATTGATGGCGTTACAATAAATGAAGGCGACTATATTACCCTAAATGTTCCTTATTACGGCGACTCTACCGTTTATTTCGGTGAGGCTAAGCTCATTGAACCTGATCCGGAAACATCAGGCCTTTTAGACTTTATAAGCCTTGCAAAGAGCTTCTTATCCAACTTCCATGTAAGGGCCAATGCCGACAGTCCCCGCGATGCCCAGCTAGCCTTGGAGTTCGGTGCTGAGGGTATAGGTCTTTGCCGAACCGAGCATATGTTCTTTAATGAAAAGAGAATAAATGCCTTCCGCGAAATGATTTTAGCTCCAAGCGAAGTTGAAAGAAAGAAGGTTCTTGATAAACTTCAAAAAGTTCAAACTGAAGATTTCTACGGTATCTTTAAGGCTATGAACGGCAAGGAGGTTACTATCCGCTTGTTGGATGCTCCATTGCACGAATTCCTTCCTCATAATGAGGTTGAGCTTGACGGCTTTGTAAAATACTTGACGGCTCAAAAGAAAAAGGTAAGCAAAAAAGATCTGGCTGAAGAAATTGAGAAACTTTCCGAAATCAACCCCATGCTTGGTCACAGAGGCTGCCGAATTGCAATAACATATCCCGAAATTTATGCTATGCAGATCAGGGCTATCTTTGAAGCCGCATACAAGCTTAAAAAGGAAAAAATGGATGTCCGTCCTGAAATTATGATTCCTCTTATCATGAACTTTAGGGAATTAAAGCAAATTGTTTATGGAAAAAAGATCGAGGGACACACCTATGCAGGTATAGCTACTATTGCCGATGAGGTAAAATCTGCCGTAAAGGGCGGCGACCTTGAATATAAGGTCGGAACTATGATCGAGCTTCCTGCCTCAGCCTTAAGTGCTGATGAGATTGCAAAATATGCACAGTTCTTCTCTTTCGGAACAAATGACCTGACTCAGACAACCTTAGGTCTTTCGAGGGATGACTTTAACAGCTTTATGCCTGACTATACCATGTACGATCTTATCGACGGAAACCCCTTTGCCGTTCTTGACAGCCGGGTAAGGGATTTAATCGAAATAGCAATTCAGCGCGGAAAACTTACCCGCCCCGATTTACATCTGGGGCTTTGCGGTGAACACGGTGCCCGTCCCGAAAACGTACGCTTCTGTATGGAAGCGGGACTGAACTATGTTTCATGTTCATCCTATTCCGTACCTATTGCCTTGCTTTCGATTGCACAAGCCGAGCTTGAAAATGCAGAAAAGGCCGGAATAAAACTTGAGCCTAAAGCTCATGTTTCGCGAAAGCCTTCTTCGGCAGCATCTAAGCCGGCCGAAAAAAAGACGGCCCCAGCTAAAAAAACTGCGGCCAAAAAGCCTGCAGCAGCAAAAAAGGCCGCGCCGGCTAAAAAGAAGTCTAAGTAGTATCTAAATTAAACGGCTCCGTATGGAGCCGTTTTAAATTCATCTTAATTTTAGGAGTGTTTTATGGAATACAAAATAATAGGAGAGTCCTTTCCGGCTGTTATATGTAGACTTAGAGCCGGAGAAACAATGATAAGTCAGTCAGGCGGAATGGCATGGATGAGTGAAGGCGTTTCTATGGAAACATCTGCAGGAGGCTTGGGAAAGGCCCTAGGCAGGATGTTTTCAGGAGAAAGTCTCTTTTTAAACAAGTATACGGCACAGTCTGAAGGCGAAATTTCTTTTGCATCAAGATTCCCTGGAACAATTAGAGCTGTCGAGATAAACTCAGGCTCTTCGTTAATTGTTCAAAAAACTGCTTTTTTGGCTTCTACGGAAGGTGTCGAGCTTTCAATCCATTTTCAAAAGAAATTGGGAGCCGGTTTTTTTGGGGGAGAAGGCTTTATTATGCAGAAGCTTTCAGGTACCGGAACTGCCTTTATAGAGATTGACGGATCCGCAGTAGAATATACCTTGGGTGCCGGTGAATCTATGATCTTGGATACAGGTTACCTTGCAGCTATGGAAGATACCTGCTCAATGGAAATACAGATGATAAAGGGAGTTAAAAATATGCTTTTCGGCGGAGAAGGTTTGTTTAATACCAAGGTTACAGGCCCGGGAAAAATTATTATTCAGACCATGCCTATTTATGCCGTTGCAGAAATTCTAAGACCTTTTTTTGCAGGTATAAAGTCCTAGAAAATTGAGTTGGAGACTTCTATGGCAAAAATGCAGATCGTAAAATCGGAAGATTTCGGTTATGACTTTATTTATGATAAATATTTGCCGGCCGGTAAAGACGAGTATTATATACGCTTTAACCAGACAAGTAAAAAAGAGCATAATTACCGGCGGCTAAGCTCAGATGAAATAGAACGCTTAATCAAAAACGGAAATTCAAGTACCGACTGGACGAAGGTTCTTGTAGAAGATCCCTTTGATACCGATTTGATAACAAATAGTCTCTTTGCAGGTTTAGTCCGGATTGCTTCAACTCAAAATTTTTACTTAAAATATCATGATTTTACTGTTCCGGTAGGCATAACAAACAGTAAGGTTATTTCTTGCGATATAGGTGAGAACTGTGCAATTCATTATTGTGCCTATCTTTCACATTATATAATAGGCGACAGGGTTATTTTGAGCCGTATTGATGAAATGTGTACGACCAATCATTCAAAATTCGGAGAAGGTTTAGTAAAAGACGGAGAAGATGAAAAGGTTAGGGTAACAATAGACACGATCAATGAGGCCGGCGGAAGAGAGGTCTTTCCTTTTTATGATATGATTACAGCCGATGCATTTTTATGGGCAAGGTACAGGGATGAAACTGAGCTTATAAAAAGGTTTGAAGAAATAACTCAAAATTCTAGAGACTCAAAAAGAGGATATTACGGTGAGGTAGGCTCCGATTCTGCAATAAAGAGCTGCCGGATTATCAAAGACGTTAATTTCGGTTCTTCAGTGTATGTGAAGGGAGCAAATAAGCTTAAAAACTTAACCATAAAATCAACGGCTGAGGAACCTTCGCAGATAGGGGAGGGTGTAGAGCTTGTAAACGGTATAATAGGCCTCGGGTCCAGAGTGTTTTATGGAGTAAAGGCTGTCCGCTTTGTTATCGGTAATAACTGTGAATTAAAATACGGCACAAGGCTGATACATTCAATAGTTGGAGATAACTCGACCATTTCATGCTGTGAGGTTCTAAATGCCCTCATCTTCCCGTACCATGAACAGCATCACAATAACTCTTTTTTGATTGCAGCTATGATTCAGGGACAGTCCAATATGGCGGCGGGAGCTACGGTCGGTTCCAATCACAACACAAGAGGAAACGACGGCGAGATTATAGCAGGCCGAGGCTTTTGGCCGGGGTTGTCTACAACCCTAAAACATAACAGCCGATTTGCTTCCTTTGTTATTTTGGCAAAGGCTAATTATCCAGCCGAACTTGATATTCCTTTTCCGTTTAGTTTAGTTTTAAATGATGCACATGAAGACAGACTTGAAATTATGCCGGCATATTATTGGATGTACAATATGTACGCCATCGAACGCAATAATAAAAAATTTTTAAAAAGGGATAAAAGGATAACAAAAACTCAGCACATTGAAACTAACTATCTTGCCCCCGACACTGTTGCCGAAATTTTAAATGCCCGCTTTCTTCTTGAAAAATGGATAACTGCCGCTTGGATTGCAGCCGGAAAACCTCCTTTAAGTATAGATGAAATTCTTAAAGAAAAAAAAGAAGAGGCAAAAAAACTTTTTGTAAAAGGCGAGAATATTGAAAGATCCAAACGCACTGTAAAAATCATCAAGGCTATCGAATCTTATGAGGCCTATCGGGATATGCTTATATGGTACGGAGTTACAACCTTTGCCGAATATTTTGATAAAGATTTAGAAAAAGCTAAAACAAATATTGAGGACTTTAAGATTCAGGAAGAATTTGATTTTAATTGGGTGAACATTGGGGGGCAGCTAATCCCCGAAAAAAAACTCGACTCGATTAAAGAAGATATAAAGGCCGGTAACCTTAATACATGGCAGGATATCCACAAATCCTATGATGAAGCCCATGATGCTTATTGCCGTGATAAGGCGGAAAATGCTTATGCTGTTCTATGTAAAATTATGAAGGTAAATAGTTTAGATAGAATCCTTTGGAATACTCTCTTAGATAAAGCTGCTGCAATAAGAAAATATATTGAAGAACAAATATTCTACACAAAGAATAAGGATTATAATAATCATTTTAGGGATATAACATACCGAAATGCTGAAGAAAGAAAGGCTGTTTTGGGAACTGTTGAAGATAATGCCCTAATTATTGAATCAAAAAAAGACACGGAGTATTATCTGAGCCTTTTTGAAAAATGTAAGGCTTAAATTATTATGGAAAAAGAAACGGAAAGTTTTAAACACACAAAGGCTGCCGAAATGATTTTGCTTTTGGATAGGGTATATAAGGAAATTGAAGAAGCCGAAGCGGAGTGGATGGCTAGGTGTCCAATCAAATGCATTGACGGCTGCGGAGCCTGCTGTATTCATTTTGAACCGGAAATTTATGAAGTCGAAGCTCTTTATCTTGCGTCATGGCTTGTTTTTCATCAAAGAGGAAGAGCCTTACAAATACTTGAAGGGAAATTTAATGAAAATGTTATGGATAAAGAAAACGGGTGTCTTCTTTTTGATATTGATAATCCTTATCATTGCACCGTGTATGGAGGGCGTTGTTTGATATGCCGTCTTTTCGGTTATTCCGGAGATAGAGGCAAAGATTTTTCTGTCCGCTGGCGGCCATGTAAATATCTTGTTTCAATGGATAAGAATCTTTCTGCATCTAAGATTAAGCAATATTCTCAAAATGATTTGATGGATACATTCGGTACTTTGCCCCCGGTAATGAGCGATTTTACTTCAAGAATTTTATGCTTTATGACTGAGGGTTCTTCCCATCCTCTTCCGATGCGGGAAGCCTTACCGGCTGCAATTTCTAAAATTCTTATGCTTGAAAAATATTCTCATAATCCTGAATTTGAACCCGATACGGATCCTGAAACGCCTCCTCTTGCATCGTAGTAAATTGGGCTTATTCACTTTTTTTTATCTTTGTGTTAGTATCGCGGCCATGGAAAATACACAACTAACTCAAGGGGTAAATGAAAATGACCCCATTAAGAAAACGAATTTCTTGCCGGTAATTTCCGGACTCTTTGTAGGCGTTTTGGTTTTGTCGAATATTCTTGCGGCAAAGATGGTACAGCTTGGCCCCTTCGTTTTTGACGGAGGTACTCTTCTCTTTCCTTTTTCTTATATTTTTGGAGATGTTTTAGCTGAAGTCTATGGTTATAGGGCTTCAAGAAAGGTTATTTGGACCGGGTTTTTTATGCTTCTTCTTATGAGTCTAAATATCCGGCTTATAAGCGTTCTTCCTGCCGAAGCAGAGTGGATATTTCAAAAAGATTTTGAGAACATTCTTTTGCAGATGCCACGTATTTCTGCGGGCAGCCTTTGCGGTTATTTTATCGGCGAGTATTCCAACTCGGTGGTTTTATCTAAGCTAAAGGTAGCAACAAAGGGCAAGTATTTATGGCTTAGAACAATAGGCTCTACATTAGTAGGACAGCTTTTGGACAGCATCGTTTTTGTTGTGATTGCTTTCTTAGGCCTTTACAGTTTAAATGTTCTCATCATAATGATTTTTTCAAACTATCTTTTTAAAACTTTTATAGAAGTTATCTTTACGCCGCTGACTTATAAAGTAATTTCTTTTGTAAAAAAACATGAACAGATTGACGTTTATGATTACAATGTGAGCTATAATCCCCTTCCGGGAAAATAGACTTTAAAAAATACCCATCCTTAAATTTTTAAGGATGGGTCAAACTTATAACTTTATTGCTTGATGATTTTATGCTAAACCTTGAATTTCATTACCTCACCAGCCAAGCCTTCTATGCTTTCTTTATTCTTTTGAGTTATACCTTGAACCTCTTGGACGGCATGATTTATTTGCAATGCTCCTGATGCCATTTCATTCATCCGGTTTGTAATTGTCCTGGTAAGCTCATCAAGTTTGCTCATTTCCTGGGCTATACCTTCTCCTCCTTTAAGCATTTCGGATGAGCCTTGTTTGACCTCCTGCGTTACGGTGTTAATATTCCGTATAGCGGTTAAGACTTCTTTGCTGCCGTTTTCTTGTTCACTCATTGCCTCCATAATGCTGTTACTCATCTCTTTTACATTTTCTGCAAGAGTAAAAATTGAGTTAAATTTTCCTTCAACGGTTTTAGCTGATTCAGCCAATAGGTCTATCTCACCTGAAAGATTTTTAAGGGTAGATGTAATGGTTTTTCCTTGCGCACTTGATTCTTCTGCAAGCTTCCTTATTTCGTCAGCTACTACTGCAAAGCCTTTTCCGGCTTCTCCTGCATGGGCTGCTTCAATTGCCGCATTCATCGCCAAGAGGTTTGTTTGGCTTGCAATATGCTGTATAACATTGGAGGCTTCCATCAAACTTCCCGATTCTTCAGCTATTTTTTGGGTTACTTCACTTGCCGTAGAAACCTTGCCTTTTCCTTCTGCTGTAGCATCTGCCAGCTCTCTTATAATGTTATCGCTCTTACCCAATGTTTGTGTAATCGATGCAATATTTGCAACCATTTGTTCAATGGATGAAGAGGATTCGGCAACGCTTGCTGCCTGTGTCTCGATGCTGTTGTTAAGCTGTTTTATTGTACGGATGATCTGCTCAACCGTTGCTGCCGTTTCGGTTACGCTTGCTGCCTGAGTTAGAGCCTGCTCTTTTATGTTGTCGATATTTGAGTTAATCTCTTCTACGGCACTTGCAGTTTGGGTCATATTACTTGCAAGTTCATCTCCTATAAACTGCATGGTGTTTGTATTTGTTCCTACAGATTTTATCGAATTGCCTATCTTTTCGATAGTCTGGTTAAAATATCTTGACAGCAAAGTAACCTCATCATTGCTTGCAACGGGAAGCCGAACTGTGAGATCTCCTTCGCCTTGGGCAATATCTTTTAAAGCCAAAACAACTTTTTGCAGAGGCAGGATCATTCGGCGTGTTACAATAAATGTCGATACTAAGGCTACACCCAAGAGTGTAAAGCCCGTTACAACCATAAGATATTGAAGGCTTTTTACGGTGTCCATAAAGTCGTCAACCGGCGCCCTTATTACTACCATCCAGCCTGTTGACTGCATAATAGCATAGGATCCGATATTTTCTTCTCCATTAAAAGTATAATAACCGATGGAGGTTTTTTTTGACTGCATGGCTTGTTTTGCAAAGTTTGCAATTGACACTAATGCCGGATTTGTTTTTGCGTTTTCTTGGAAATTGTCTTGATTGATTACTAAGTCTCTGTTGCGGTGGGCTACGGCATTACCGGTTTTGCCCAATATAAAACAGTAGCCGCTTCTTCCGACTGTAATGTGATCTATGTCGTCCGAAAGCTCTGTGCCCGGAGTATCTGCTGCAAGTACTCCTATTATTTTATTATCATAATCATATACGGGAACAGAAAGAGTATTTACAAGACTTCCGTCAGTTCTTGACTTATACGGCTCCGATACGAATTGTTCTCCTGCTAAAGCTCTTTTAAACCATTCACGATCATTTACATTAAATACCCGTCCGTCAAGTGTGTGACAGTTTCCGTTTATATCCGTTATTGAAAATTCGGATATTCTAGGATTAAAAGCCGCTTCTTTTTTTAAGTAGGCTATTTTTTCGGAATATGGAATATCAACATTTCTTAGCTCCGAGGCCCTGGATGCACTTGATACAAAATTCAAAAAAGAATACACCATCGAATCTATAATGCCGGCGGTATCTGTAGCCTTATCGGTTAAATGTATCTCTATTTTTTGAAGAATTGCTTTTCTTGCCATAAGGGCCCCTATTATTCCCTGAGTAGATACGGAAATAACAACGATTGCAGCAAAAAGGATAAGGAGTTTTTTTCCAATAGAAAATATCCTATCTTCCGATACACCATCCCGCATAACTAATTCTTTTTTTGCAGCAGGCTTTGCAACAACTAATTCTTTATCGTTCATTTTTCCTCCTAAAAAATACACTTTAGATTATGTCTTATAAATAGTTTACACCCATATTGTAAATAATGCAAGATTATATATTTAAATTTTAAACTTTTGTACCTCGTCTACAAGATTTTGAATGCTGTTTTTATTTTTTTGTGTAATCAGATTTACTTCTTGTACGGCATTATTTATCTGTGCCGATCCTGCTGCCATTTCATTTACGCTGTTGCTGATAATATTGCCCAACTCTTCCAGTTTGGACATTTCTTTTGCAACATTTTCGCTTCCTGCAAGCATTTCTGCTGAGCCGTTTTTAACTTTTTCGGTAACATCCGTTATGTCTCTTATAGCTTCAAGAATTTCGGTGCTTCCCATAGATTGTTCTTTCATGGCCTGATTTATAACATCTTCTTGATTGGAAATGTTTGTGGTAAGCTCATAGACTTCATCAAAATTTTTCTCTGCCCCGCTGCCGGCAATGATAAGGTTGTTTATTATTTCTATAGATTCTTTTAAAACCGTACCTATCTGCTTTCCTTGAGCATTTGATTCTTCTGCCAATTTTCTTATTTCGTCGGCAACTACAGCAAAGCCTTTGCCGCTTTCCCCTGCATGGGCTGCTTCTATAGCGGCATTCATAGCTAAAAGATTGGTCTGACTTGCAATGTTTTGGATAACCAAGCTGGCTTCAACAAGCGAATCGGACTTTTCGGCTATTTTTGTAACAACTGAGTTTGCTGTTCTTGCACCTTCTTTTCCTTTTTGAGTTTTTTCGTGTAAATCT
It encodes:
- the cfpA gene encoding cytoplasmic filament protein CfpA; amino-acid sequence: MANLDLPQSPNVFHPEKPSAVGSRNSLAQDYRDQQKEVNQLIEEETNKVLHHLTTKLPKEVLERLDVMGGVKEKLYNYFNQNYQNMFNRYMVTAEDEMLKKVRGFIDREEMKVLDRYTPKEIATLLDAVGGADKFNTGEIEKSIVNMYGHLQGHVQRGVNDLETLTNSLLRQKTDVGAFVRGENAYSIVKCAFKDNLYKPKTVTDVKLSVNILDTELISPIFQYQSTVEYLIKDLLSNHYMDVIDKEIEKIKDRRIDQGLDELSDGEIVFAKIDKVGDITDDDVENPKSKRYDVVSKQLMERINNLRAEIDPETFDQLNIRENIKKIIDLENIRNRGFNTAINSITSILDTSKMGYQYIENLKNARELILREYDDTDIANLPDERYQIRLKYYDNAQLIAERQAYEVMMSSFETEIQHLWDVVRATYDKSKFMTKITDFNDLAANYKKFIKRKYKDQSGEPVYEDTAKVWDEISFVKAPETEVEKMNRTYVYEKDKLRKKLIIMRRKMKDLYDYQYPIERRVIEDRLSFLEAEFNKFDYLINPFHIQPGLLLDIDITSIKRKKATLDGMANVLNEFLHGVSKGFADAAFASFSRRRSTVRADIAQSFATSDEDPKAGEIAGRSQFIDMLNSTPAIEAPAAEAVSSPAKRRGPKKGAVKAKKTGSVDAGRGRRKAKSGIKEI
- a CDS encoding putative PEP-binding protein, whose translation is MKISNNIHFFNSKETVSKKVDKNLLGIRGRQANEFAELKLPILPGIIIDASVMQDIGDINIYSEISPYLSKFGSEVKKTYGDADSPLLLKLVISPNMLITSYPTLHNFGLTKDTVIGFQENVGEDFAANEVLFLLNGILTVVLKIEELEENEKKVSELEKALQEIKSTMNTGKMNVKPGAIMDKYAKFLPARFFDDYKVQLEESIRLIGRLLTLEEDTDHDVALLIQPMVYGNYGKDSYSGSFFSRNIVNGEKKLQGQFFAEKFNEVNAEGKDINSIKPEYLKHLQQIAWQLEDYTKDIRNIRFTIEAGRLWLIEQKSVEAKSTISMVQILLDLYNRKIVDAEYVVRAVKPGQLNEILHPVIDIMSTKGMKSSKGGIAGAPGAAVGRVYFTADSLIEAQRAAKLQGMDTRCILCMPATYAGDVKGIEVSTGVISNEGGYSAHASVVARQYGKISLVRPDMKIIGKKAVIDGVTINEGDYITLNVPYYGDSTVYFGEAKLIEPDPETSGLLDFISLAKSFLSNFHVRANADSPRDAQLALEFGAEGIGLCRTEHMFFNEKRINAFREMILAPSEVERKKVLDKLQKVQTEDFYGIFKAMNGKEVTIRLLDAPLHEFLPHNEVELDGFVKYLTAQKKKVSKKDLAEEIEKLSEINPMLGHRGCRIAITYPEIYAMQIRAIFEAAYKLKKEKMDVRPEIMIPLIMNFRELKQIVYGKKIEGHTYAGIATIADEVKSAVKGGDLEYKVGTMIELPASALSADEIAKYAQFFSFGTNDLTQTTLGLSRDDFNSFMPDYTMYDLIDGNPFAVLDSRVRDLIEIAIQRGKLTRPDLHLGLCGEHGARPENVRFCMEAGLNYVSCSSYSVPIALLSIAQAELENAEKAGIKLEPKAHVSRKPSSAASKPAEKKTAPAKKTAAKKPAAAKKAAPAKKKSK
- a CDS encoding TIGR00266 family protein, producing MEYKIIGESFPAVICRLRAGETMISQSGGMAWMSEGVSMETSAGGLGKALGRMFSGESLFLNKYTAQSEGEISFASRFPGTIRAVEINSGSSLIVQKTAFLASTEGVELSIHFQKKLGAGFFGGEGFIMQKLSGTGTAFIEIDGSAVEYTLGAGESMILDTGYLAAMEDTCSMEIQMIKGVKNMLFGGEGLFNTKVTGPGKIIIQTMPIYAVAEILRPFFAGIKS
- a CDS encoding DUF4954 family protein, with the protein product MAKMQIVKSEDFGYDFIYDKYLPAGKDEYYIRFNQTSKKEHNYRRLSSDEIERLIKNGNSSTDWTKVLVEDPFDTDLITNSLFAGLVRIASTQNFYLKYHDFTVPVGITNSKVISCDIGENCAIHYCAYLSHYIIGDRVILSRIDEMCTTNHSKFGEGLVKDGEDEKVRVTIDTINEAGGREVFPFYDMITADAFLWARYRDETELIKRFEEITQNSRDSKRGYYGEVGSDSAIKSCRIIKDVNFGSSVYVKGANKLKNLTIKSTAEEPSQIGEGVELVNGIIGLGSRVFYGVKAVRFVIGNNCELKYGTRLIHSIVGDNSTISCCEVLNALIFPYHEQHHNNSFLIAAMIQGQSNMAAGATVGSNHNTRGNDGEIIAGRGFWPGLSTTLKHNSRFASFVILAKANYPAELDIPFPFSLVLNDAHEDRLEIMPAYYWMYNMYAIERNNKKFLKRDKRITKTQHIETNYLAPDTVAEILNARFLLEKWITAAWIAAGKPPLSIDEILKEKKEEAKKLFVKGENIERSKRTVKIIKAIESYEAYRDMLIWYGVTTFAEYFDKDLEKAKTNIEDFKIQEEFDFNWVNIGGQLIPEKKLDSIKEDIKAGNLNTWQDIHKSYDEAHDAYCRDKAENAYAVLCKIMKVNSLDRILWNTLLDKAAAIRKYIEEQIFYTKNKDYNNHFRDITYRNAEERKAVLGTVEDNALIIESKKDTEYYLSLFEKCKA